A single window of Prochlorococcus marinus XMU1410 DNA harbors:
- the rpoB gene encoding DNA-directed RNA polymerase subunit beta yields MSSSALQVAKTATYLPDLVEVQRASFKWFLEKGLIEELQNFSPISDYTGKLELHFIGEEYRLKRPRHDVEEAKRRDATFASQMYVTCRLINKETGEIKEQEVFIGELPLMTERGTFIINGAERVIVNQIVRSPGVFFKDELDKNGRRTYNASVIPNRGAWLKFETDKNNLLYVRVDKTRKINAHVLMRAMGLSDNDVVDKLRHPEFYQSSIDSANDEGINSEDQALLELYKKLRPGEPPSVSGGQQLLHSRFFDPKRYDLGRVGRYKINKKLRLTVPDDVRTLTHEDVLTTIDYLINLELDIGGASLDDIDHLGNRRVRSVGELLQNQVRVGLNRLERIIKERMTVGETDSLTPAQLVNPKPLVAAIKEFFGSSQLSQFMDQTNPLAELTHKRRISALGPGGLTRERAGFAVRDIHPSHYGRLCPIETPEGPNAGLINSLATHARVNEYGFIETPFWEVKNGKVNKEGNPVYLSADLEDECRVAPGDVATDKEGNIIAKLIPVRYRQDFEKVPPHQVDYVQLSPVQVISVATSLIPFLEHDDANRALMGSNMQRQAVPLLRPERPLVGTGLESQVARDSGMVPITKVNGTVSYVDANEIIVKDEDGNDHIHYLQKYQRSNQDTCLNQRPIVKIGDRVISGQVLADGSACEGGEIALGQNVLIAYMPWEGYNYEDAILVSERMVTDDLYTSVHIEKYEIEARQTKLGPEEITREIPNISEESLNNLDEMGIIRIGAFVESGDILVGKVTPKGESDQPPEEKLLRAIFGEKARDVRDNSLRVPKTEKGRVLDVRIYTREQGDELPPGANMVVRVYVAQRRKIQVGDKMAGRHGNKGIISRILPREDMPYLPDGTPVDIVLNPLGVPSRMNVGQVFELLMGWAASNLNCRVKVVPFDEMYGAEKSHQTVQAFLEEASKQPGKAWVYNPEDPGKLLLKDGRTGEPFDQPVAVGYSHFLKLVHLVDDKIHARSTGPYSLVTQQPLGGKAQQGGQRLGEMEVWALEAYGAAYTLQELLTVKSDDMQGRNEALNAIVKGKPIPRPGTPESFKVLMRELQSLGLDIGVYTDEGKEVDLMQDVNPRRNTPSRPTYESLGTSEYEED; encoded by the coding sequence ATGAGCAGTAGCGCTTTACAGGTAGCAAAAACAGCTACTTATCTACCAGATTTAGTTGAAGTACAAAGAGCAAGCTTTAAATGGTTTTTGGAAAAGGGTTTAATAGAAGAACTACAAAATTTTTCTCCCATTTCTGATTACACAGGTAAATTAGAATTACATTTTATCGGTGAAGAGTACAGGTTAAAAAGACCTAGACATGACGTTGAGGAGGCCAAAAGAAGAGATGCTACATTTGCATCTCAAATGTATGTAACTTGCAGGTTAATAAATAAAGAGACAGGGGAAATTAAAGAACAAGAAGTATTTATTGGCGAATTACCATTAATGACTGAAAGAGGAACTTTCATTATTAATGGAGCTGAAAGAGTTATTGTTAATCAAATTGTTCGAAGTCCTGGAGTATTTTTCAAAGATGAACTTGATAAAAATGGTCGAAGGACTTATAACGCGAGCGTTATCCCCAATAGAGGTGCATGGTTAAAATTTGAAACTGACAAAAATAATTTACTTTATGTGAGAGTTGATAAAACTAGAAAAATTAATGCTCATGTTCTCATGAGAGCGATGGGTCTTTCAGATAATGATGTAGTTGATAAACTTAGGCATCCTGAATTTTATCAAAGCTCAATTGACTCAGCTAATGATGAGGGAATAAATTCAGAAGATCAGGCATTACTCGAGTTATACAAAAAGCTACGTCCAGGAGAACCACCATCCGTTTCTGGCGGACAACAGTTATTACACAGTAGATTTTTTGATCCCAAAAGATATGATTTAGGTCGAGTTGGTAGATATAAAATAAATAAAAAATTGAGGCTTACCGTGCCAGACGATGTGAGAACACTTACCCATGAAGATGTTCTTACTACCATTGATTATTTAATTAACCTAGAATTGGATATTGGAGGAGCAAGTTTAGATGATATTGACCACCTTGGCAATCGAAGGGTTAGATCAGTGGGAGAACTTCTTCAAAATCAAGTCAGGGTTGGACTTAATCGTCTGGAGAGAATTATTAAAGAAAGAATGACTGTAGGAGAAACAGATTCTCTTACTCCCGCTCAACTAGTCAATCCCAAACCTTTGGTCGCTGCTATCAAGGAATTCTTCGGCTCCAGTCAGTTAAGTCAGTTCATGGATCAAACTAATCCCCTAGCTGAATTAACACATAAGAGAAGAATCTCAGCATTAGGTCCAGGAGGTTTAACTCGAGAAAGAGCAGGCTTCGCGGTTAGAGATATACACCCTTCACATTATGGAAGATTATGTCCCATCGAGACTCCTGAAGGTCCTAATGCAGGACTTATAAATTCTTTGGCTACCCATGCAAGAGTTAATGAGTATGGTTTTATCGAAACTCCTTTTTGGGAAGTTAAAAACGGTAAAGTTAATAAAGAAGGTAATCCTGTTTATCTTTCTGCTGATTTAGAAGATGAGTGTAGAGTTGCTCCAGGAGACGTCGCAACTGATAAGGAAGGCAATATAATTGCAAAACTAATACCAGTAAGATACAGACAGGATTTTGAAAAAGTTCCTCCTCATCAAGTTGATTATGTTCAGCTTTCTCCGGTTCAGGTAATTTCAGTTGCTACTTCTCTTATTCCTTTCTTGGAACATGATGACGCTAATAGAGCACTCATGGGATCAAATATGCAACGTCAAGCTGTTCCACTGCTAAGACCAGAACGTCCTTTAGTTGGTACAGGTTTAGAATCTCAAGTTGCTAGAGATTCGGGGATGGTTCCCATAACAAAAGTAAATGGAACTGTATCTTACGTAGACGCTAATGAGATTATCGTTAAAGACGAGGATGGTAATGATCATATACATTATCTTCAGAAATATCAAAGATCAAATCAAGATACTTGCCTCAACCAAAGACCAATAGTGAAAATTGGAGATAGAGTTATATCTGGTCAGGTTTTGGCAGATGGATCCGCATGCGAAGGAGGGGAAATAGCTCTTGGCCAAAATGTTTTAATTGCTTACATGCCATGGGAGGGATACAACTACGAAGATGCAATACTAGTAAGCGAGAGGATGGTAACTGATGATCTATATACTTCGGTACATATTGAAAAATATGAAATTGAAGCAAGACAAACGAAGCTAGGACCTGAAGAAATCACTAGAGAGATTCCCAATATCTCGGAAGAAAGCTTAAATAATCTTGATGAGATGGGAATTATCAGGATAGGTGCTTTTGTCGAGAGTGGAGATATTCTGGTTGGAAAAGTGACTCCAAAAGGGGAATCAGACCAACCACCTGAAGAAAAACTCTTAAGAGCTATTTTCGGTGAAAAGGCTAGAGATGTAAGAGATAATTCTTTGAGGGTTCCTAAAACTGAAAAGGGAAGAGTTTTGGATGTTCGCATCTATACGAGAGAACAAGGTGATGAATTACCTCCAGGTGCCAATATGGTTGTTAGAGTTTATGTGGCTCAGAGAAGGAAAATTCAAGTAGGTGACAAAATGGCTGGTAGGCATGGAAATAAAGGAATTATTAGCAGAATCCTACCAAGAGAAGATATGCCATATTTACCTGATGGAACGCCTGTAGACATAGTTCTTAATCCTTTAGGAGTTCCCAGTAGGATGAATGTAGGTCAAGTTTTTGAATTATTGATGGGCTGGGCCGCTTCCAACTTAAATTGCCGAGTTAAAGTTGTTCCATTTGATGAAATGTATGGAGCTGAAAAATCACATCAAACTGTTCAAGCATTTTTAGAGGAAGCTTCAAAACAGCCAGGTAAAGCATGGGTTTATAATCCTGAAGATCCTGGAAAGTTATTACTTAAAGATGGAAGAACAGGGGAACCCTTCGATCAACCAGTTGCGGTGGGATACTCTCATTTCCTCAAATTAGTCCATTTGGTGGATGATAAAATTCATGCTAGATCTACTGGACCTTACTCTTTAGTAACACAGCAACCTTTGGGTGGTAAAGCTCAGCAAGGTGGACAAAGGCTTGGAGAAATGGAAGTTTGGGCTCTTGAAGCTTACGGAGCAGCTTATACTCTTCAGGAATTGTTAACAGTTAAATCTGATGACATGCAAGGAAGAAATGAAGCGCTTAATGCAATCGTAAAAGGTAAGCCGATCCCAAGGCCTGGTACTCCTGAGTCATTCAAAGTTCTTATGAGGGAATTACAATCTCTAGGCTTGGATATAGGGGTTTATACAGATGAAGGGAAAGAGGTAGATTTAATGCAAGATGTCAATCCGAGAAGAAATACTCCATCAAGGCCAACTTACGAATCACTCGGAACCTCTGAATATGAGGAAGATTAA
- the rpsT gene encoding 30S ribosomal protein S20 codes for MANNKSAKKRIQIAERNRLVNKSYKSTVRTLTKKTLENCEKYKKDPNEDNKNLVKTSLNKAFSLIDKAVKKNVLHKNNGANRKSKINNFVKTTLTTK; via the coding sequence GTGGCCAACAACAAATCAGCAAAAAAGAGAATACAAATTGCAGAAAGAAATCGTTTAGTTAATAAGTCATATAAATCTACTGTTAGGACTTTAACCAAAAAAACCTTAGAGAACTGTGAAAAATATAAAAAAGACCCAAATGAGGATAATAAAAATTTAGTTAAAACAAGCCTGAATAAAGCCTTTAGTTTAATAGATAAAGCAGTTAAGAAAAATGTTCTTCATAAGAATAATGGGGCTAATAGAAAATCAAAAATAAACAATTTTGTAAAAACTACTCTTACCACAAAGTAA
- the hisD gene encoding histidinol dehydrogenase produces the protein MKIINNKKEAIKELKRISTRTNSDNNNEINTIVDEILQEVKISGDIALKKYTKKFDGFDPDPMQVSADQIKNAWDEIDNNLKHSLVVAQKRIQKFHEKEIPQSFTIKGEHGDTVQRRWSPVKNAGIYIPGGRAAYPSTVLMNAIPAKVAGVEEIIMVSPGNKEGEINKTVLAAAHLSGINKVFRIGGAQAIGALAFGTNQINKVDVISGPGNIYVTTAKKLIYGSTGIDSLAGPSEILIIADETAQSTHIASDLLAQAEHDPLASSILLTTSKKQAKEVLEGLYKKIDGHPRKEICLQSIKNWGLIVICEDYESCVELSNNFAPEHLEIITADSKKILAGIENAGAIFLGKWTPEAVGDYLAGPNHTLPTSGNSRFSGSLGVETFMKNTSIIEFNEESLKVNSLDIINLAKSEGLHSHANSVEIRFED, from the coding sequence ATGAAGATCATAAATAATAAAAAAGAAGCTATTAAAGAATTAAAAAGGATTTCTACTCGAACTAATTCAGATAACAATAATGAGATAAATACAATTGTTGATGAAATCCTTCAAGAGGTAAAAATTTCTGGTGATATAGCTTTAAAAAAATATACAAAAAAATTTGATGGTTTCGACCCTGACCCTATGCAAGTAAGTGCGGATCAAATAAAAAATGCATGGGATGAAATTGATAACAATTTGAAGCACTCACTTGTGGTAGCTCAAAAAAGAATTCAAAAATTCCATGAAAAAGAAATTCCTCAATCTTTCACTATAAAAGGTGAACATGGTGATACCGTTCAAAGAAGATGGAGTCCAGTTAAAAATGCAGGTATTTATATTCCTGGAGGTAGAGCTGCTTATCCAAGTACAGTATTGATGAATGCTATACCTGCAAAAGTAGCAGGAGTAGAAGAAATTATCATGGTATCTCCTGGAAATAAAGAAGGAGAAATAAACAAAACTGTTTTAGCTGCAGCTCACTTATCAGGGATCAATAAAGTATTTAGAATTGGAGGAGCTCAAGCAATTGGTGCTTTAGCATTTGGCACAAATCAAATCAATAAAGTTGATGTTATTTCAGGTCCAGGGAATATATATGTCACAACTGCGAAAAAACTCATTTATGGCTCTACAGGAATTGATTCATTAGCTGGTCCAAGTGAAATATTAATCATTGCAGATGAAACAGCTCAGAGCACTCACATAGCATCTGATCTACTAGCGCAAGCAGAACATGATCCTTTAGCTTCATCAATACTTCTAACTACATCAAAGAAGCAGGCAAAAGAAGTTTTAGAAGGACTTTATAAAAAAATAGATGGTCATCCAAGAAAAGAAATTTGCCTGCAATCAATAAAAAATTGGGGTTTAATTGTGATTTGCGAGGATTACGAATCATGTGTTGAACTAAGCAACAACTTTGCCCCTGAACACCTAGAAATTATTACTGCAGATTCAAAAAAAATTCTTGCAGGTATAGAGAATGCAGGAGCGATATTTTTAGGAAAATGGACCCCAGAAGCTGTTGGAGATTATCTTGCTGGACCAAATCATACTTTACCCACGTCAGGAAATTCTAGATTTAGCGGTTCTTTAGGGGTTGAAACTTTTATGAAAAATACTTCAATAATAGAATTTAACGAAGAAAGTTTAAAAGTTAATAGCCTTGATATTATTAATCTTGCTAAAAGTGAGGGCTTACATAGCCATGCTAACTCTGTAGAAATAAGATTTGAAGATTAG
- a CDS encoding DNA-directed RNA polymerase subunit gamma, whose product MTNSNLRTENHFDYVKISIASPQRIMDWGQRTLPNGQVVGEVTKPETINYRTLKPEMDGLFCEKIFGPSKDWECHCGKYKRVRHRGIVCERCGVEVTESRVRRHRMGYIKLAAPVSHVWYLKGIPSYVAILLDIPLRDVEQIVYFNCYVVLDPGDHKELKYKQLLTEDEWLEIEDEIYAEDSTIENEPFVGIGAEALKQLLEDLDLNQVAEELREEITNSKGQKRAKLIKRIRVIDNFIATNAKPEWMVLDAIPVIPPDLRPMVQLDGGRFATSDLNDLYRRVINRNNRLARLQEILAPEIIVRNEKRMLQEAVDALIDNGRRGRTVVGANNRALKSLSDIIEGKQGRFRQNLLGKRVDYSGRSVIVVGPKLKMHQCGLPKEMAIELFQPFVIHRLIRQNIVNNIKAAKKLIQKADDEVMQVLQEVIEGHPILLNRAPTLHRLGIQAFEPKLVGGRAIQLHPLVCPAFNADFDGDQMAVHVPLALEAQTEARMLMLASNNILSPATGEPIVTPSQDMVLGSYYLTALQPNYQKPKFGENKTTFASLEDVIFAFEDKRLSLHEWVWVRFNGEVEDEDEMRSPQKTQELDDGSRLEIWNFRRDRFDSDNNLISRFVLTTVGRVVMNYTIIDSVSKT is encoded by the coding sequence ATGACAAACAGCAACTTAAGAACTGAAAATCACTTTGATTACGTCAAAATCTCAATAGCTTCTCCACAAAGAATAATGGATTGGGGGCAGAGGACATTGCCCAATGGACAAGTAGTTGGTGAAGTTACGAAACCCGAAACTATCAATTACAGGACGCTTAAACCAGAAATGGATGGATTGTTTTGTGAAAAGATTTTTGGGCCATCTAAAGATTGGGAATGCCATTGTGGAAAATATAAGAGGGTAAGACATCGCGGTATCGTTTGTGAGAGATGTGGTGTAGAAGTAACTGAAAGTAGAGTCAGAAGACATAGGATGGGCTATATAAAACTCGCCGCGCCAGTTTCCCATGTTTGGTATTTGAAAGGAATCCCTAGTTACGTTGCAATACTTTTAGATATTCCGCTTAGAGATGTAGAACAAATAGTTTATTTTAATTGTTATGTTGTTTTAGACCCAGGTGATCATAAAGAACTTAAATATAAGCAATTACTAACTGAGGATGAGTGGCTGGAAATTGAAGATGAAATTTATGCTGAAGATTCAACTATTGAAAATGAACCCTTTGTTGGAATCGGTGCTGAGGCGCTGAAACAATTACTTGAAGACCTTGATTTGAATCAGGTTGCTGAGGAGCTTAGAGAAGAAATCACTAATAGCAAAGGGCAAAAGAGAGCAAAACTTATAAAAAGGATTAGAGTTATTGATAATTTCATTGCAACTAATGCAAAACCAGAATGGATGGTTTTAGATGCAATCCCAGTTATACCTCCTGATCTCAGACCTATGGTTCAGCTTGATGGGGGAAGATTTGCAACTTCAGATTTAAATGATTTATATAGAAGAGTTATAAATAGAAATAATAGATTAGCCAGGCTTCAAGAAATTTTAGCTCCTGAAATTATCGTAAGAAATGAAAAAAGAATGCTTCAGGAGGCAGTTGATGCCCTTATAGATAATGGAAGGAGAGGAAGGACTGTTGTTGGAGCAAATAATAGAGCTCTTAAGTCCCTAAGTGACATAATTGAAGGAAAACAAGGAAGATTTAGACAGAATCTTCTTGGAAAGCGTGTTGACTATTCAGGAAGATCTGTAATAGTTGTCGGCCCTAAATTAAAAATGCATCAGTGTGGTCTCCCAAAAGAAATGGCGATAGAGCTCTTTCAACCTTTTGTAATTCATAGATTAATACGACAAAATATTGTTAATAACATTAAAGCTGCAAAAAAATTAATACAAAAAGCTGATGATGAAGTTATGCAGGTTCTTCAGGAAGTTATTGAAGGTCATCCTATTCTCTTAAATAGAGCACCTACCCTGCATCGTTTGGGAATTCAAGCTTTTGAACCGAAATTAGTGGGAGGTAGAGCAATACAACTTCATCCTTTAGTTTGTCCTGCATTCAATGCTGACTTTGATGGAGATCAAATGGCAGTTCATGTTCCTTTAGCTTTAGAGGCACAAACTGAAGCTCGCATGCTTATGTTGGCCAGTAATAATATTCTTTCTCCTGCTACTGGGGAACCAATTGTGACTCCATCACAAGATATGGTTTTGGGATCTTATTATCTGACGGCATTGCAACCAAATTACCAAAAACCAAAATTCGGAGAAAATAAGACTACTTTTGCTTCATTAGAAGATGTTATCTTTGCTTTTGAAGATAAAAGACTAAGCCTACATGAATGGGTTTGGGTTAGATTTAATGGTGAAGTTGAAGATGAAGACGAAATGCGTAGCCCACAAAAAACTCAAGAACTAGACGATGGCTCAAGATTAGAAATCTGGAATTTCAGAAGGGACAGATTTGACTCTGATAATAATTTAATAAGTAGATTTGTGCTGACTACTGTTGGGAGGGTAGTAATGAACTATACCATCATCGATTCTGTATCTAAAACGTAA
- a CDS encoding TatD family hydrolase, with product MSDIELIDSHCHLIFENFERDLEDVVLRFRSRGVKKLVHACCELTEIPKLKKISQEFNEIYYSVGLHPLEAKKWKQSSESLLRKSAKEDRRVVAIGELGLDFFKNENKTQQIEALIPQMELAYELKLPVIIHCRDAANEMIKICSDLSKNGKCPDGVLHCWTGTSKEMKQFLDLGFYISFSGIVTFPKAYEIHECAKIVPKDKYLIETDSPFLAPVPHRGKRNEPAFVENVANFMADLRCTELITIARESSKNAEDLFKFDLLI from the coding sequence ATGAGCGATATTGAACTCATAGATTCGCATTGTCATTTAATATTTGAAAATTTTGAGAGAGACCTTGAAGATGTTGTTTTAAGATTTCGTTCAAGAGGTGTAAAAAAATTAGTGCATGCTTGTTGTGAATTAACAGAAATTCCAAAGTTGAAAAAAATATCTCAGGAATTTAATGAAATTTACTATTCAGTTGGTTTGCATCCGCTAGAAGCAAAAAAATGGAAACAAAGTTCAGAATCTCTTTTAAGGAAATCAGCTAAAGAAGACAGAAGGGTTGTAGCTATTGGAGAATTAGGCTTGGATTTTTTTAAAAATGAAAATAAAACTCAGCAAATTGAAGCACTTATTCCCCAAATGGAGTTGGCTTATGAACTTAAATTGCCTGTAATTATCCATTGCAGAGATGCCGCAAATGAAATGATTAAGATATGCAGTGATCTCTCTAAAAACGGAAAATGTCCTGATGGGGTACTTCATTGTTGGACAGGAACCTCAAAAGAAATGAAGCAATTCTTGGATCTAGGATTTTACATCAGTTTTAGTGGAATAGTAACTTTTCCAAAAGCATATGAAATTCATGAGTGTGCCAAAATAGTCCCAAAAGATAAATATTTAATTGAAACTGACTCACCATTTTTAGCGCCTGTCCCTCATAGGGGCAAAAGAAATGAACCTGCATTTGTTGAAAATGTTGCCAATTTTATGGCAGATCTAAGGTGTACTGAATTAATCACAATTGCTAGAGAATCATCCAAGAATGCTGAAGATTTGTTTAAATTTGACTTGTTAATTTGA